In Selenihalanaerobacter shriftii, the genomic window CCACAGCTATATAAAAATTATTCTCTATAGCCTGTTGAGCCATTTCCAAATCTCCACCAAAACAATGAATTACTCCTCCTACTTCATGAGCATCTTCTTTTATTAATATCTTCATAGTCTCCTCTTCAGCTTCTCGACTATGAATTACTAAAGGTAGATCTACCTCTTTAGCTAACTGAATATGTTTCCTAAAGACTTCTCTTTGTACCTGCCGAGGAGAATTATCATAGTGATAATCTAGTCCAGTCTCTCCAATTGCTACTACTTTATCTTTAGTACTCCACTCTTTTAACTGTTGATAAGTTTTATCAGCTACAGTTTTAGCTTCATGAGGGTGAACTCCTACTACTGCATAAATCATTTCTTCCTCATTAGCTAAATCTACTGAACGTCGACTAGATTCTTCATCAGCTCCAACATTAATAATATATTTTAGATTACTCTCTTTAGCTCTCTTAATAACTTGCTGCCTATCTTGATCAAATTTAGGAAAATCTATATGTGCATGTGTGTCAACTAACATTAAACCACTCCCTCCACTACTTAACCTTAGCTCCACTAGGAATATCTCTATCGACAGTACTTATTGTCAACTCACCTTCATCATTAGATGCAGCTAGTATCATACCATTGGATTCTACACCAAAGATAGTTGCAGGTTCTAAATTGGCTACCATTAATACCTTTTTATTTACTAATTCTTCAGCTTCATAATGCTTAGCGATTCCCGCTACTAATTGTCGCTTTTCTTCACCTAAAGCTACTTGTAACTTTAACAGTTTATTGCTGCCTTCAATTCTTTCTGCCTCTAATACTTTAGCTACCCTTAAATCTAATTTAGTAAAGTCATCAAAATTAATATAGTCTTCACTCACTTTTTCTTCATCCTCTCCATCTTCGTTATCTACATCCTCTTCAACTTGATTAGCAAAATATTCTTCCATATCAATTCTAGGGAAAATCGGCTCTCCTTTATTTACGTTAATTCCAGACTCTAATAAACCCCATTCTTCAGCCCGACTCCAACTCTCTTCTGCTAAATCAGTTTGGATTCCTATTTGATTCCAAATCTTTTGTGGAGCCTCTATTAAGAATGGCTTTAAAGCAATAGCTACAATCCGTAAAGACTCTAATAGATTATAAAGAACTGTCCCTAATTCATCCTTCTTGTCTTTATCTTTAGCTAAAATCCAAGGAGTCGTTTCATCAATATACTTATTATTCCTTCTAATTAATGTCCAAAGATGTTCTAATGCTGTACTAAATTGAAGCTTATCCATATCCTCCGTCATAGCTGCAATCTCTTTACGAGCAGTATCCTTTAGATCTTCATCATAATCAGTAGCTGGACCTGGCTTAGGGATTACTCCATTAAAATACTTATCCACCATAGCTAATGTTCTATTTAATAAGTTTCCTAAATCATTAGCTAAATCTGAATTAATCCGCTGAATAAAAGACTCTGTAGAATAAGAGCCATCTGTTCCAAAAGCCACCTCTCTCATTAAATAATACCGAACTGCATCTACTCCAAAGTCATTTACTAATTTTACAGGATCAACAACATTACCTTTTGATTTAGACATTTTTCCACCTTCTACAGTTAAAAAACCATGTCCAAATACTTTTTTCGGTAATTCTAAACCTGCTGCCATCAAGATAATTGGCCAAATAATAGTATGGAAACGTAGTATATCCTTACCTACAATATGTATATCAGCTGGCCAGTATTTATTATATTCATCTTGGTCAGTTAAGTAACCTGCACCAGTTAAATAATTAGTCAACGCGTCAAACCAAACATATATAACATGATCTTCATCAACCGGTACTGGAACACCCCAATCGAATGTAGTTCTTGAAATACAAAGATCTTCTAAGCCATCTTTAATAAAATTAATCATCTCATTCCGCCGTGTCTCTGGCTGAATAAATTCAGGATTATCTTCAATAAACTTTAATAAATCATCTTCATACTTAGACATTTTAAAGAAATAACTCTCTTCTTCTACCCATTCTGTCTCTCTTTGACAGTCAGGACACTTGCCATCCTCTAGCTGTCTTTCAAGCCAAAATGTTTCACAAGGAGTACAATACCAGCCTTTATATTTATCTTTATAAATATCCCCTTTATCATAAATATTTTTAAAGATATACTGGACTACATCTTCATGCTTAGGATCAGTTGTCCGTAAAAACACATCATAATCTACCTCTAACAAATTCCACAAATCTTTAAAAGATTCCACAATCTCGTCTACATACTCTTTAGGTGTTACCCCATGTTCTTTAGCTGACCTTTCAATCTTTTGTCCATGTTCATCTGAACCGGTTAAAAATTTTACATCATATCCTTGTAACTTCTTATACCGTGCTATAGTGTCTGCAGCTGTAGTAGTATAAGTATGACCAATATGCAACTTATCATTTGGATAATAAATAGGCGTAGTTACATAAAAACTATCTTTCGCCATTTAATTCACTCCTTTATAAATATAGTATTTAATCTAAAAATACCTCTCGTCCCTTTTACTAAGGGACGAGAGGTATTATTCTTAACCTTCCGCGGTACCACCCTAACTTTATCACTACATTAGTTAGTAATCTCTTTTACAGAAATAACGACTCTGTTAACCGATATAGTCTACTTAATTTCAGCTATATAGCTCCAAGACCATCTTCAGTAGGTTAGTTATACCGCATTTCAGCTACACGGCTCTCTGTTGATAACTTTCCCGCTTACTCTTCCCTTCTTAGCTTTTATTATATCATATCCACTTTAATTAAAAATATACACAAATATAGTAAATTTGTCAAGGCTTTAATCACTACTTCTTCAAATTATAAGTACTTCCACCTAACGGTGACTCTTCTTTCTCTATTTTATCTTTAACAGCTAATTGATCCAACCTTTCTACTAGTTCATTCCTGCTTAGAACTGTTCCAGTTAATTGACTATTGATTTCCTGTAACTTATGCAATAACTCATTTTCATAAATAGGTAAATGATCAATTATTAATTCATAAAAATTATCATTATCTTCTTTTGTTTTAGCATCTAACTCATCAAAAGGATTTTGAGTATGAGGACTAGTTGTCTTAGCTACTCTAATCCTGACTGCCATTGTTCTCCCAAATACCGCAGATGAAACAAAAGCATCACCAGACTCTAAATATGGCAGTCTATTCGTCTCCTCAGCTGTTAAGTCTGTCTCTTTCTTAATTGTTTCAATATCTAAAGCCCTGACTGTTCTAAAGACAAATTTAGTATTCAATTGAGCAGTAATCGTATCTTCCAATAAAGTCGGTCGCTGTGTAGCTAATATTAAAAAAGTTCCATACTTTCGCCCCTCTTGAGATATTTCTTTAATAATAGATTTAGATGGTGAATCATATCCCTTTGGTGCAAAATTATGAGCCTCATCAGTAGCTACAACAAATGGTGGAAAGTAATCAGCCGGCTCTCCCCGATATTCTGCATCCTTATAATCTCTTCGCTGTCTATAAAGATTTCCCAGTAAATAAGTGGCAAAAACTTGTAATAGCCAAATTGGGCCTTGAATTACTGCCAATTTTCTAGCTCTTAATGCCTCCTCAATTTCAATGATGCTTTCATTAAAGACTCCATGTCTATCTAACTTATTCAATCGCCAAACTAAGCCATTAATAGAACTTAAGTGTAAACTACTATAATCCTCTAATAATTTTTGATAATCATAGTACTCTTCTTTTTTATGTGAATCCAAT contains:
- a CDS encoding TatD family hydrolase; translation: MLVDTHAHIDFPKFDQDRQQVIKRAKESNLKYIINVGADEESSRRSVDLANEEEMIYAVVGVHPHEAKTVADKTYQQLKEWSTKDKVVAIGETGLDYHYDNSPRQVQREVFRKHIQLAKEVDLPLVIHSREAEEETMKILIKEDAHEVGGVIHCFGGDLEMAQQAIENNFYIAVGGVLTFNNAHQLRRVIKQIPLDRLLIETDAPYLTPAPNRGKRNEPAYVEYVAEKLAELLPYSIEKIEKTTTKNAEGLFNIS
- the metG gene encoding methionine--tRNA ligase; amino-acid sequence: MAKDSFYVTTPIYYPNDKLHIGHTYTTTAADTIARYKKLQGYDVKFLTGSDEHGQKIERSAKEHGVTPKEYVDEIVESFKDLWNLLEVDYDVFLRTTDPKHEDVVQYIFKNIYDKGDIYKDKYKGWYCTPCETFWLERQLEDGKCPDCQRETEWVEEESYFFKMSKYEDDLLKFIEDNPEFIQPETRRNEMINFIKDGLEDLCISRTTFDWGVPVPVDEDHVIYVWFDALTNYLTGAGYLTDQDEYNKYWPADIHIVGKDILRFHTIIWPIILMAAGLELPKKVFGHGFLTVEGGKMSKSKGNVVDPVKLVNDFGVDAVRYYLMREVAFGTDGSYSTESFIQRINSDLANDLGNLLNRTLAMVDKYFNGVIPKPGPATDYDEDLKDTARKEIAAMTEDMDKLQFSTALEHLWTLIRRNNKYIDETTPWILAKDKDKKDELGTVLYNLLESLRIVAIALKPFLIEAPQKIWNQIGIQTDLAEESWSRAEEWGLLESGINVNKGEPIFPRIDMEEYFANQVEEDVDNEDGEDEEKVSEDYINFDDFTKLDLRVAKVLEAERIEGSNKLLKLQVALGEEKRQLVAGIAKHYEAEELVNKKVLMVANLEPATIFGVESNGMILAASNDEGELTISTVDRDIPSGAKVK